The following proteins come from a genomic window of Microtus ochrogaster isolate Prairie Vole_2 chromosome 7, MicOch1.0, whole genome shotgun sequence:
- the LOC101990226 gene encoding olfactory receptor 11L1: MESQNQSKVTEFQLLGFQNLLGWQSLLFAIFLCFYLLTVAGNTVIIAVVSEDARLRSPMYTFLQHLSFLEIWYTSTTVPLLLANLASWGHTLSFPACMAQLYFFVFFGATECFLLAAMAYDRYLAICSPLHYSVLMSPDNCAALVTVSWVTGVGTGFLPSLMISKLDFCGPNRINHFFCDLPPLMQLSCSSVYVTEMAIFVLSIAVLCICFLLTLMSYVFIVSSILRIPSTSGRLKTFSTCGSHLAVVTIYYGTMISMYVRPNAHLSPETNKVISVFYTVITPLLNPVIYSLRNKDFKEAVRKIMRLKCGVYRAKVKGGVLSQ, translated from the coding sequence ATGGAATCCCAAAACCAGTCCAAGGTCACTGAATTTCAGCTCTTAGGATTCCAGAACCTTCTTGGGTGGCAGTCCCTCCTCTTCGCCATTTTCCTGTGCTTCTATCTCCTCACCGTCGCAGGGAACACGGTGATCATCGCAGTGGTGAGCGAAGACGCACGCCTACGCTCTCCCATGTACACGTTCCTCCAACATCTGTCCTTCCTGGAGATCTGGTATACATCCACCACGGTGCCCCTGCTGCTGGCCAACCTGGCCTCCTGGGGCCACACGCTGTCCTTCCCTGCCTGCATGGCACAGCTCTACTTCTTCGTGTTCTTCGGTGCTACTGAGTGTTTCCTCCTTGCCGCAATGGCTTATGACCGGTACCTGGCCATCTGCAGCCCGCTCCACTACTCCGTGCTCATGAGTCCTGACAACTGTGCTGCCCTGGTCACAGTCTCCTGGGTGACAGGGGTGGGCACGGGATTCCTGCCTTCCCTGATGATTTCTAAACTGGACTTCTGTGGGCCCAACCGCATCAATCATTTCTTCTGCGACCTCCCTCCGCTGATGCAGCTGTCCTGCTCCAGTGTCTATGTGACGGAGATGGCCATCTTTGTCCTGTCTATTGCTGTGCTGTGCATCTGTTTTCTTCTAACCCTCATGTCCTACGTTTTCATAGTGTCCTCCATTCTGAGAATCCCTTCCACTTCCGGCAGGCTGAAGACGTTTTCTACTTGCGGCTCGCACCTGGCCGTGGTCACCATCTACTATGGGACCATGATCTCCATGTACGTGCGCCCAAATGCACACTTGTCACCAGAGACCAACAAGGTCATTTCCGTCTTCTACACTGTGATCACTCCGCTGCTGAACCCAgtcatctacagcctgaggaacaaggaCTTCAAGGAGGCAGTTAGAAAAATCATGAGACTCAAGTGTGGGGTCTACAGAGCCAAAGTGAAAGGCGGTGTCCTCAGTCAGTAG